gacagaagacatcagtccatcagtatcaacctgacagaagacatcagtccatcagtatcaacctgacagaagacatcagtccatcagtatcaaccagacagaagacatcagtccatcagtatcaacctgacagaagacatcagtccatcagtatcaacctgacagaagacatcagtccatcagtatcaacctgacagaagacatcagtccatcagtatcaacctgacagaagacatcagtccatcagtatcaacctgacagaagacagaacatcagtccatcagtatcaacctgacagaagacagaacatcagtccatcagtatcaacctgacagaagacatcagtccatcagtatcaacctgacagaagacatcagtccatcagtatcaacctgacagaagacatcagtccatcagtatcaacctgacagaagacatcagtccatcagtatcaacctgacagaagacatcagtccatcagtatcaacctgacagaagacaggacatcagtccatcagtatcaacctgacagaagacatcagtccatcagtatcaacctgacagaagacaggacatcagtccatcagtatcaacctgacagaagtcatcagtccatcagtatcaacctgacagaagacatcagtccatcagtatcaacctgacagaagtcatcagtccatcagtataaACCTGACAGAAgtcatcagtccatcagtatcaacctgacagaagacatcagtccatcagtatcaacctgacagaagacatcagtccatcagtatcaacctgacagaagacatcagtccatcagtatcaacctgacagaagacatcagtccatcagtatcaacctgacagaagacagaacatcagtccatcagtatcaacctgacagaagacagaacatcagtccatcagtatcaacctgacagaagacatcagtccatcagtatcaacctgacagaagacaggacatcagtccatcagtatcaacctgacagaagtcatcagtccatcagtatcaacctgacagaagacatcagtccatcagtatcaacctgacagaagtcatcagtccatcagtatcaacctgacagaagacagaacatcagtccatcagtatcaacctgacagaagacatcagtccatcagtatcaacctgacagaagacatcagtcatcacacctgacagaagacatcagtccatcagtatcaacctgacagaagacatcagtccatcagtatcaacctgacagaagacatcagtccatcagtatcaacctgacagaagacatcagtccatcagtatcaacctgacagaagacatcagtccatcagtatcaacctgacagaagacatcagtccatcagtataaacctgacagaagacatcagtccatcagtatcaacctgacagaagacatcagtccatcagtatcaacctgacagaagacagaacatcagtccatcagtatcaacctgacagaagacatcagtccatcagtatcaacctgacagaagacagaacatcagtccatcagtatcaacctgacagaagacatcagtccatcagtatcaacctgacagaagacatcagtccatcagtatcaacctgacagaagacatcagtccatcagtatcaacctgacagaagacatcagtccatcagtatcaacctgacagaagacatcagtccatcagtataaACCAGATGTGTatgttggttaatatgttagagGTGAAGGGTTAACACGTTAAAGGGTGCTTGTTGTAGTACCTGGAACTTCTCCTCCAGTAATTGGCCCATGTCTGGTAACAGTCTGTTCACTAGGGAGAATCCATGGTCTTCCCATGAGTAGtcctatacacacacaaacacacacttattAGAAATTCTACATGCATCTTATATGCACACCCATAGCTTTCCCATGAGTAGTCTTATaatcagacacgcacacacacacctgtgctcTCATGGTAGGAGGTGACTGTTCTCCTCGGATGGAGAAGTCTTCATAGATGAACTCTGCATCCTCCACCAACCTCAACACCAAGTCAGAGGGGGCTCCCCGtaccactgctacacacacacacacacacacacacacacacacacacacacacacacacacacacacacacacgtcagaaaGAATGCCATGGAGAACAGCCACAGAGCGAgacagtgtgtgggtgtatgtaaaTGTgcagtggaggtgtgtgtgtaccagtaggTATGCTctcgctcctctccctctcaaagCGAGTGATCATCTCTTCCTGACTacactcctcctcctgctgttgtAACTCCACCATCCTCTTCATCAATACCTCCACCTCCGTCACTCCAtcctgacagagagggagaaggagagagagaaaatgagtgaCTGATTTACATGTGTCACTTATCCAGCGACCTAGACTGCATCTCAAATCTCACCTCTGGCTTGCCGTCCTCGGGGGCGGGACTGTGAGTGCTTTGCGGCATGTTATTGGATGGTGATGGCGGGCAGAAGGCGTGGCCTCCTACGTGGTCGGGCTCAGGGTGTAGGCCACACCCCCAAACGAAGGAGGACAGCGAATGAGAGTGAGTCATCAGGACAACTGCGTGGATCAGCTCAGCCAATGACCAACGAGCGTCCGCCCCGGGACACACCAACTCCTGCAGGAGAGGGGGTGGATGATCATTactgtatacgtgtgtgtgtgtgtgtgtgtgtgtgtgtgtgtgtgtgtgtgtgtgtgtgtgtgtgtgtgtgtgtgtgtgtgtgtgtgtgtgtgtgtgtgtgtgtgtgtgtgggtctcacCTGTATGTGCTGTTGTGTGATGAGCCAGGGTCTGTGTGCCAGCAGCTTGTTGAGTGTGTGTAGGCAGCGTATTTTGGGGTGTGTGTTTTGTAGCCCCTCCAGCCAGCTCTCCTCCCCCCCTGCCTCCAGGAACCCTGCACTATGCTGTTGGACAAGGTAGGAACACTGGTGACGAGCTGCggcctggggagagagggagaaaagagaaaaagtgggagagagggaaagtagagagagacagtgtgttagacagtgtgttagacagtgtgttagacagtgtgttagtgtgtttgagGGCATCAGCTTGACTAAGTTAACTACATAATAAGTCATTATTTGAGATATAAGGTGATTTGTTGATCATTGATTCTGTGAAGTTATGGTTCAGTTTAGGCAGTACAGGCTCTCACCATGACAACGATGTAGTGCCTCCAGGGGCGGGGCAGCGGGCCATCCAGCTCCAGCAAAGCATGCTGGGTACGCAGGAAGCAGCTGAGGTAGGTGGGGTGAAGGGCCATCACCATGGTGATGTGGTCAAAACGGCCCAATGAGAGGAAGGCTTCTATCAGAACTTCCTCATCTGGCCCCTCCTCCAAAATCTGAGAGggagtcagaaacacacacagtaagaacacagacagactgatactctctcacactcactgtaATAGTCATACGCTcatctgtgcacacacacacacgtaccactTGCGCAGGGATGAAGGCACTAGGACCGGAGGCCAAAGCCTGAGGAATCTCAACACCTcgctcctgagagagagagagagagagagagagagagagagagagagagagagagagagagagagagagagagagagagagagagagagagagagagagagagagaaaccatgaaTAACAATATCGAATGACACAACAATTCCATCACCAACTCAAACATCCACATTTTCTTCAATTAAAAACATCCCTCTACAGTCCAAAGGGATAgagaagtagaaatactggttcCATGCTTTGTGATCCACCAAATACACAACACCTTATTTCTAGCTCTTATTGTTAGACTGTCATTGttctatctacagtatgttatagCCATGCCAATGCCATGACACAGGCTTAAGTAGACCCAAACCCTTGTGCCAGAGCCGTCTAGAACAGTGAAGTTATTATATCAGCTGCCAGTTACAACTCCCTCCCTGTCAGCCCAAACTGAAGTTACACTGTAACATGATACATGAGCAACAACTTTTATAATAGGAACCAAATTCATAATATACAACCATCCACATCCAAACACTCACCATCATCTGGAGTTGATTAACAGGGTAACTCTGCGGTATATACACTATGTTAACAGGTAAAAACTACAGGATCCGGTAAATCCGTTTTCTTTCAGTAATGTAATGAATCGTGAGCGTACCGTGGTGTTTTGATAAGAGCTAAACGGGGGCGTGCCGTAGTCTTACATCATCCCGTGGTCGgctgtctgatgaaacaaacagCCAACTGACAGAAGACAGCTAGCTGTGAACTGTCATTGACTGGAGTTATCATCGTTCATCATCACTTCATGTACCTTTCATTCATGATGAATCCTCAATCTTGTCATTTGATGAGCAACATCACATAGCTGGATCAATGACATGAGTCAATGACATATTGTGTAAATGATTTGCTCCTCTCTGGCAACTGGCAAACCATGCTAGCTACCCGTCTCTGCAGCTCGACCCTTACCTGTGCAGTCCGCAGCAGTTCCGCTGCCCTCTCTCGGACCTCCTGTAAGGGGCAGGACCGGGAGACCCGCAGCAGCTGCAGGAGAGTGTGTTTATCGAGACGAGCAGAACCGGGTCGGTCCAGACCCAACCGGGACATGACGTTCTGGGTCAGTTCTTCCAGCGCCTCTGCCCTCTCCGCCTCGTCCCTGCTGCACAGCCGAGAAAAGTTATTCGGGTTCGGCCCCAGTTCGGGTTGATGTCGGCTTGTAGGTCTGGGAACTTCGGAGTCGTTGGTTCTTCCTCCATTAGATTCGCAGAGCACGTCCGTCAGTGGTTCTAGCGCCATGTCTTCCGCAGCATAACACAGCAGCCTCCAGTACCTTGTCTGTCCCTAACTGTCTAGCAAGCTAGATAACGTTAGCGCTGCTTTCCCAATACTGttctgctagctagttagcatttagGCTTTCACAACTCAGTCAGATTTCGTCAGTTGACCGTAGTCGGCAGTAATCACCACAGGTTTTGTTCTCAAATCGACAGATTTTTTTCTCAAGTAATGACAACACATCTAATTTGGATCTAGCTTGCTAATGTCTCGACCACGGGGCACATCATTACCGAAGGCTAGCAAGTTGCTCATCCCTGTCAATTTGAGTCGGATCAAAACAGCGAAAGCGTCTGCAGCAATATACGTCCATTATATAAGGTTCTGGTATCGAATACGTGACAGATATTAGTCACTTGTCCGGGTAATCTTTCAGATGTGGAGAAGTTTGCTGACTTTCATAATCTGTCCATTCGCTGCTATTAACTCTTCTACTTCTGCGTGACCACTGACGTCACAGATGCAAATATATTTTGTTGTGTGGGAGGTACATGCATTCTTCATTCTGAAGGAGTGTTCCCTCACCATATGATAAGGATATTGTAATATGCATTACGTACTGTCAAGTTAGTTAACTATGTACGTTTGTATTCTTGATCTGTTGCCTATTGTTCCATCCATTTGGATACTTGCTGCTGTT
This genomic interval from Salmo salar chromosome ssa27, Ssal_v3.1, whole genome shotgun sequence contains the following:
- the sesn2 gene encoding sestrin-2 isoform X2, with amino-acid sequence MALEPLTDVLCESNGGRTNDSEVPRPTSRHQPELGPNPNNFSRLCSRDEAERAEALEELTQNVMSRLGLDRPGSARLDKHTLLQLLRVSRSCPLQEVRERAAELLRTAQERGVEIPQALASGPSAFIPAQVILEEGPDEEVLIEAFLSLGRFDHITMVMALHPTYLSCFLRTQHALLELDGPLPRPWRHYIVVMAAARHQCSYLVQQHSAGFLEAGGEESWLEGLQNTHPKIRCLHTLNKLLAHRPWLITQQHIQELVCPGADARWSLAELIHAVVLMTHSHSLSSFVWGCGLHPEPDHVGGHAFCPPSPSNNMPQSTHSPAPEDGKPEDGVTEVEVLMKRMVELQQQEEECSQEEMITRFERERSESIPTAVVRGAPSDLVLRLVEDAEFIYEDFSIRGEQSPPTMRAQDYSWEDHGFSLVNRLLPDMGQLLEEKFQVVCGLTYNRMAMHKDVDTYTLRKALWNYIHCLYGIRYDDYDYGEVNVLLERGLKMFVKTVACHPEQTTERVYSAYWRLFRHSEKVHVNLLLMEARLQAALLYTLRAVTRYMT
- the sesn2 gene encoding sestrin-2 isoform X4 — translated: MMERGVEIPQALASGPSAFIPAQVILEEGPDEEVLIEAFLSLGRFDHITMVMALHPTYLSCFLRTQHALLELDGPLPRPWRHYIVVMAAARHQCSYLVQQHSAGFLEAGGEESWLEGLQNTHPKIRCLHTLNKLLAHRPWLITQQHIQELVCPGADARWSLAELIHAVVLMTHSHSLSSFVWGCGLHPEPDHVGGHAFCPPSPSNNMPQSTHSPAPEDGKPEDGVTEVEVLMKRMVELQQQEEECSQEEMITRFERERSESIPTAVVRGAPSDLVLRLVEDAEFIYEDFSIRGEQSPPTMRAQDYSWEDHGFSLVNRLLPDMGQLLEEKFQVVCGLTYNRMAMHKDVDTYTLRKALWNYIHCLYGIRYDDYDYGEVNVLLERGLKMFVKTVACHPEQTTERVYSAYWRLFRHSEKVHVNLLLMEARLQAALLYTLRAVTRYMT